A genomic stretch from Streptomyces sp. QL37 includes:
- a CDS encoding EamA family transporter, with protein MHATQGRSAGLGLALASAFAFGGSGVAAKPLIEAGLDPLHVVWLRVTGAALVMLPVAWRHRNLVRERPVLLAGFGLFAVAGVQAFYFASISRIPVGVALLIEYLAPALVLGWVRFVQRRPVTRAAAAGVVLAVGGLACVVEVWAGLSFDAVGLLLALGAACCQVGYFVLSDQGAGHGDTADAEPPHPVGVIAYGLLVGAAVLTVVARPWGMDWAVLGGGADMDGHEVPAWLLLGWIVLLATVLAYATGVVSVRLLSPQVAGVVACLEAVIATVLAWVLLGEHLSAPQLLGGGVVLLGALIAQSSAPRPPSGPVASGPGAAEAREPAAPGSELSRPPASP; from the coding sequence ATGCACGCGACTCAGGGGAGAAGTGCCGGTCTGGGCCTGGCCCTTGCCTCGGCCTTCGCATTCGGTGGTTCAGGGGTTGCGGCCAAGCCGCTGATCGAGGCGGGGCTCGACCCGCTGCACGTGGTGTGGCTGCGAGTGACCGGCGCCGCCCTCGTCATGCTGCCGGTCGCCTGGCGGCACCGGAATCTGGTGCGGGAGCGGCCCGTACTCCTGGCCGGTTTCGGGCTGTTCGCCGTGGCTGGGGTCCAGGCCTTCTACTTCGCCTCGATCTCCCGCATCCCGGTCGGTGTCGCGCTCCTCATCGAGTATCTGGCGCCCGCCCTCGTCCTCGGCTGGGTGCGTTTCGTGCAGCGGCGGCCCGTCACCCGTGCCGCCGCTGCCGGTGTGGTGCTCGCGGTCGGCGGACTCGCCTGTGTCGTCGAGGTGTGGGCCGGCCTGAGCTTCGACGCGGTCGGACTGCTGCTCGCCCTCGGCGCGGCGTGCTGTCAGGTGGGCTACTTCGTCCTGTCGGACCAGGGCGCCGGCCACGGGGACACGGCTGACGCCGAACCTCCGCACCCCGTGGGCGTGATCGCGTACGGACTGCTGGTGGGTGCGGCCGTACTCACGGTGGTGGCGCGCCCCTGGGGCATGGACTGGGCGGTCCTCGGCGGCGGCGCGGACATGGACGGGCACGAGGTGCCCGCCTGGCTGCTCCTCGGATGGATCGTGCTGCTCGCGACCGTGCTTGCCTACGCCACCGGTGTGGTGTCGGTACGGCTGCTCTCGCCCCAGGTCGCGGGAGTCGTCGCCTGCCTGGAGGCGGTCATCGCGACCGTGCTCGCCTGGGTGCTGCTGGGTGAGCACCTCTCCGCGCCGCAGCTCCTGGGGGGCGGTGTGGTGCTGCTCGGTGCCCTGATCGCGCAGTCGTCCGCGCCCAGGCCGCCGTCGGGACCGGTGGCGTCGGGACCCGGGGCGGCGGAGGCCCGCGAGCCGGCCGCTCCCGGAAGCGAGTTGTCCCGGCCCCCGGCCTCACCGTAG
- a CDS encoding EamA family transporter, whose product MSHPVTGLPVGRSLVYLVVAGLAWGTAGAAASLLFRISDLGPLALSFWRCVGGLALLGGVLALRPRRPRTPTEPRRRRLLRILGTGIGLTVFQSAYFAAVEATGLAVGTVVTLGAGPVLIAVGARLTMGERLGRGGLAAVAGALIGLAVLVLGGEPAEVRPVGLLLAVLSAAGYAAITLLTRWLGRDGAAGDSLSTSAWAFGIGAVGLLPMAAAEGLVPHTVETGQVLWLLVYVAAVPTALAYALYFAGAAVVRSATVSVIMLLEPVSAAVIAVTVLRERLTAATVVGTLLLLAAVAGLAFSETRGAAAARRRAAVAA is encoded by the coding sequence GTGTCCCACCCTGTCACCGGTCTGCCCGTCGGGCGGAGCCTTGTCTATCTCGTCGTCGCCGGTCTCGCCTGGGGTACGGCGGGCGCGGCCGCCTCCCTCCTCTTCCGCATCAGCGATCTCGGGCCGCTCGCCCTGTCGTTCTGGCGCTGCGTCGGAGGCCTCGCCCTGCTGGGCGGGGTGCTCGCGCTGCGTCCCCGCCGCCCGCGTACCCCCACGGAGCCGCGCCGTCGGCGGCTGCTGCGCATCCTGGGGACCGGCATCGGCCTGACGGTGTTCCAGAGCGCCTACTTCGCGGCGGTCGAGGCGACCGGACTCGCGGTCGGAACCGTCGTCACGCTGGGCGCGGGCCCCGTCCTGATCGCGGTCGGCGCGCGGCTCACCATGGGGGAGCGGCTGGGCCGCGGCGGGCTGGCCGCGGTGGCGGGCGCGCTCATCGGCCTCGCCGTGCTGGTGCTCGGCGGCGAGCCGGCCGAAGTGCGGCCCGTCGGACTGCTGCTGGCCGTGCTGTCAGCCGCGGGATATGCGGCGATCACGCTGCTGACCCGGTGGCTCGGCCGGGACGGCGCGGCCGGCGACTCACTCTCCACCAGCGCCTGGGCCTTCGGCATCGGCGCCGTGGGGCTGCTCCCCATGGCGGCGGCCGAAGGCCTCGTGCCGCACACCGTCGAGACGGGGCAGGTCCTGTGGCTGCTCGTCTACGTGGCGGCGGTGCCGACCGCGCTCGCCTACGCGCTGTACTTCGCGGGCGCCGCGGTGGTCCGCTCGGCGACCGTGTCCGTGATCATGCTTCTCGAACCGGTGAGTGCCGCCGTCATCGCGGTGACCGTGCTGCGGGAGCGGCTCACCGCGGCCACGGTCGTCGGCACGCTGCTCCTGCTCGCCGCCGTGGCGGGACTGGCCTTCTCCGAGACGCGTGGTGCTGCCGCCGCCCGCCGGCGGGCCGCCGTGGCGGCCTGA
- a CDS encoding pyridoxamine 5'-phosphate oxidase family protein, producing MPDTATPDSTGLPGTAAYERTERTVPSRSRERASYDHETVHSILDAAYLCHLGFIRDGAPVVLPTLFARVGDRLYVHGSTGSRPLRATGAAAPGLAVCLTVTHVDGLVLARSAFHHSMNYRSVVVHGIARTVTDPEERRVALDAIVDQVVPGRSRDSRPADAKELAATAVIRLDLDEVSAKSRTGGPNDDPEDLSLPYWAGVVPLNHGYAAPVPSGDLDPSVQVPDYLTAL from the coding sequence ATGCCGGACACCGCCACGCCCGACAGCACCGGCCTCCCCGGGACCGCCGCCTACGAGCGGACGGAGCGCACGGTCCCGAGCCGGTCCAGGGAGCGCGCCTCGTACGACCACGAGACGGTCCACTCGATACTCGACGCGGCCTACCTCTGCCACCTGGGCTTCATCCGCGACGGCGCGCCCGTCGTCCTCCCGACCCTCTTCGCCAGGGTCGGCGACCGGCTGTATGTGCACGGCTCGACCGGATCACGCCCGCTGCGCGCGACGGGCGCGGCGGCTCCCGGCCTCGCCGTCTGCCTGACCGTGACGCATGTGGACGGACTGGTGCTGGCCCGCTCGGCCTTCCATCACTCGATGAACTACCGCTCCGTGGTGGTCCACGGCATCGCCCGTACGGTGACCGACCCGGAGGAGCGGCGCGTCGCACTCGACGCCATCGTCGACCAGGTCGTGCCGGGCAGGTCCAGGGACTCCCGGCCCGCCGACGCGAAGGAGCTCGCCGCCACCGCGGTGATCCGGCTGGACCTCGACGAGGTCTCCGCCAAGTCCCGTACCGGCGGGCCGAACGACGACCCCGAGGACCTCTCGCTGCCGTACTGGGCGGGCGTGGTTCCCCTGAACCACGGGTACGCGGCGCCGGTGCCGTCGGGCGACCTGGACCCGTCGGTCCAGGTGCCGGACTACCTCACCGCTCTCTGA
- a CDS encoding aminotransferase class I/II-fold pyridoxal phosphate-dependent enzyme has translation MLGEYRISGRRASEIAASVERGVASGDLAPGHVLPPMRELANLLGVNPNTVAAAYRTLRERGVIETAGRRGSRVRPRPASTSRGSLRVEAPPGVRDLGDGNPDPALLPDLGEALAAAAEAYGREPRLYGDAAVLPRLAELARAGLDGDGVPAGPVAVTSGSLDAIERVLAAHLRPGDAVAVEDPGWGALLDLVPALGMRVVPVALDDEGPLPEEVERALRAGARALVVTDRAQNPTGATVSGRRAAGLRSVLAEHPDVLLIEDDHGHAIVDLPVHPLAGLTERWAFVRSVSKAYGPDLRLAVLTGDGLTVDRVTGRQRLGPGWVSGLLQRTVAHLWAAGAVDAAVVARSYGQRRDALVRALGERGIVAYGRTGMNVWVPVSDETGAVARMLHSGWAVAPGARFRMASPQGVRLTVSSLSAADIEPLADAVAAAVPPARPVSYG, from the coding sequence GTGCTAGGAGAGTATCGGATCAGTGGGCGGCGTGCATCCGAAATCGCCGCGAGTGTGGAGCGAGGCGTCGCGTCGGGTGATCTCGCGCCCGGTCATGTCCTGCCTCCCATGAGGGAGTTGGCGAACCTGCTGGGGGTGAATCCGAATACGGTGGCCGCCGCCTACCGGACCCTTCGCGAGCGGGGGGTGATCGAGACGGCGGGGCGCCGGGGCAGTCGGGTGCGGCCGCGGCCCGCGAGCACATCGCGTGGATCGCTACGGGTGGAGGCTCCTCCGGGCGTACGGGACCTGGGGGACGGCAACCCCGACCCCGCCCTGCTGCCGGACCTCGGGGAGGCGCTGGCGGCGGCCGCGGAGGCGTACGGCCGAGAGCCTCGCCTCTACGGGGACGCCGCCGTGCTCCCCCGGCTCGCGGAGCTCGCGCGGGCCGGCCTGGACGGCGACGGTGTGCCCGCCGGTCCTGTGGCGGTGACCTCCGGGTCCCTCGATGCGATCGAGCGTGTGCTCGCCGCGCATCTCAGACCCGGGGACGCGGTGGCCGTCGAGGACCCCGGATGGGGCGCACTGCTGGATCTCGTCCCGGCGCTCGGGATGCGCGTCGTTCCGGTCGCCCTGGACGACGAGGGCCCGCTGCCGGAGGAGGTGGAGCGAGCCCTGCGGGCCGGTGCCCGGGCCCTGGTGGTCACCGACCGGGCGCAGAACCCGACCGGCGCGACGGTGAGCGGCCGGAGGGCCGCCGGGTTGCGGTCCGTTCTCGCGGAGCACCCCGATGTGCTCCTGATCGAGGACGACCACGGCCACGCCATCGTCGACCTGCCGGTGCACCCGCTCGCCGGCCTCACGGAGCGCTGGGCCTTCGTGCGGTCGGTCTCCAAGGCGTACGGCCCCGACCTGCGGCTCGCCGTGCTCACCGGGGACGGGCTCACCGTGGACCGGGTGACGGGGCGTCAGCGGCTGGGGCCCGGCTGGGTCAGCGGACTGCTGCAGCGGACGGTGGCGCACCTGTGGGCGGCAGGGGCCGTCGACGCGGCAGTGGTCGCCCGCTCCTACGGTCAGCGCAGGGACGCGCTCGTACGGGCCCTGGGGGAGCGGGGGATCGTGGCGTACGGGCGGACCGGGATGAACGTGTGGGTGCCCGTGAGTGACGAGACCGGCGCGGTTGCCCGGATGCTGCACTCGGGCTGGGCCGTGGCCCCGGGGGCACGGTTCCGGATGGCCTCGCCGCAGGGGGTGCGCCTGACCGTCTCGTCGCTGTCCGCCGCCGACATCGAGCCGCTGGCCGACGCGGTGGCGGCGGCGGTACCGCCCGCCCGTCCGGTCAGTTACGGCTGA
- a CDS encoding DMT family transporter yields MSAPAAPRTMPDAETSAPASPARRRALDWRVRFAALSLIWGFSFLLIKVGTDGYAPFQVTFGRLLAGTAVLAVAMAVRREKPPRSGRTWGHLFVAAFFLNALPFSLFAYAELTIPSTLAGICNATSPLWGMALSVVALSEDRPTRRRVAGLGMGFIGVLTVLGAWQGFSGLDVTGTAMALLASLSYPVGWIYVRRTLAGTGSSALALTGSQLFLGTVQLALVTPAFTSTPDQFPLLPTLAVIALGALGTGLAVLLQYGLVQEVGPTTAQMVTYFIPVIATAAGVTLLGEQLSWNTPVGAVVVLAGAALTQSRARASAATPRRATGIGPLSRN; encoded by the coding sequence ATGAGCGCTCCCGCAGCACCGAGGACCATGCCTGATGCCGAAACCTCCGCACCCGCGTCCCCGGCGCGGCGACGAGCCCTGGACTGGCGTGTCCGCTTTGCGGCGCTGTCGCTCATCTGGGGGTTCAGCTTCCTGCTGATCAAGGTCGGCACCGACGGGTACGCCCCCTTCCAGGTGACCTTCGGCAGGCTGCTGGCCGGGACCGCGGTCCTCGCCGTCGCGATGGCGGTGCGCCGCGAGAAGCCTCCCCGCTCCGGCCGGACCTGGGGTCACCTGTTCGTCGCCGCGTTCTTCCTCAACGCCCTGCCGTTCTCGCTCTTCGCGTACGCCGAGCTGACCATCCCGTCCACCCTCGCCGGGATCTGCAACGCGACCTCACCCCTGTGGGGCATGGCACTGTCCGTCGTCGCGCTCTCCGAGGACCGGCCCACCCGCCGCCGGGTCGCGGGGCTCGGCATGGGCTTCATCGGCGTACTGACGGTACTGGGCGCCTGGCAGGGCTTCTCGGGCCTGGACGTGACCGGCACGGCGATGGCCCTGCTGGCCTCACTCAGCTACCCCGTCGGCTGGATCTACGTCCGGCGCACCCTGGCGGGGACCGGCTCCTCCGCCCTCGCGCTGACCGGCAGCCAGCTCTTCCTCGGCACCGTGCAACTCGCCCTGGTCACGCCGGCGTTCACCTCTACACCCGACCAGTTCCCCTTGCTGCCCACGCTGGCCGTGATCGCCCTGGGAGCGCTCGGAACCGGGCTCGCCGTGCTCCTGCAGTACGGCCTCGTCCAGGAAGTCGGGCCCACGACGGCGCAGATGGTCACCTACTTCATCCCCGTGATCGCCACGGCCGCCGGAGTCACCCTGCTCGGCGAGCAGTTGAGCTGGAACACCCCGGTGGGGGCTGTGGTGGTCCTCGCGGGCGCGGCCCTCACCCAGAGCCGGGCACGGGCGTCGGCCGCCACGCCCCGGCGCGCCACCGGCATCGGACCGCTCAGCCGTAACTGA
- a CDS encoding LysR family transcriptional regulator has product MLNLERLRTLDALARHGSVSGAADGLHVTTSAVSQQMAKLEREVGQQLLAKNGRGIRLTDAGRLLADHAAKILSQVEVAQSDIEAQRGQVVGEVRLAAFPTAARGLFPAALTSLRADHPELGLRTTELEPESGIRAVLRGDVDLAVVLDWSNKRLPVPGGLAKAELLDDAPDIAMPAGHPLAGRTEVDIEDFAEDDWVSWPEGEFCYDWLMFTLRSKGIEPRIAHLAGEHHTQLALIAAGFGVCVAPRLGRGPVPDGVRLVPVRQPMRRHVHAVWRADADRRPSIRAAVEALRAAGRALHAPVPGGP; this is encoded by the coding sequence ATGTTGAATCTGGAGCGCCTGCGGACGCTGGATGCCCTGGCCCGGCACGGCTCGGTGAGCGGTGCGGCCGACGGCCTTCACGTCACCACGTCGGCCGTCTCCCAGCAGATGGCCAAGCTGGAACGCGAGGTGGGGCAGCAGCTCCTGGCCAAGAACGGCCGGGGGATCCGTCTCACCGACGCCGGCCGGCTGCTGGCGGACCACGCCGCGAAGATCCTTTCGCAGGTGGAGGTGGCCCAGTCCGACATCGAGGCGCAGCGGGGTCAGGTGGTGGGCGAGGTGCGGCTCGCGGCCTTCCCGACGGCGGCCCGTGGACTGTTCCCCGCCGCTCTCACCTCGCTCCGCGCGGACCATCCCGAGCTCGGGCTGCGTACGACGGAGCTGGAGCCGGAGAGCGGGATCCGCGCGGTGCTCCGGGGGGACGTCGATCTCGCGGTGGTGCTCGACTGGAGCAACAAGCGCCTGCCGGTACCCGGCGGTCTGGCCAAGGCGGAACTCCTCGACGACGCGCCCGACATCGCCATGCCCGCCGGTCATCCCCTCGCCGGCCGGACGGAGGTGGACATCGAGGACTTCGCCGAGGACGACTGGGTCTCCTGGCCGGAGGGCGAATTCTGTTACGACTGGCTGATGTTCACTCTGCGGTCCAAGGGTATCGAGCCCCGCATCGCGCACCTCGCAGGTGAGCACCACACCCAACTCGCCCTGATCGCAGCAGGATTCGGCGTATGCGTGGCGCCGCGGCTGGGGAGGGGGCCGGTGCCGGACGGGGTGCGCCTGGTGCCCGTGCGACAGCCGATGCGGCGTCATGTTCACGCGGTCTGGCGCGCGGACGCCGACCGGAGGCCGTCGATCAGGGCCGCCGTGGAGGCCTTGCGTGCGGCCGGACGGGCTCTGCACGCGCCGGTTCCCGGAGGCCCGTGA
- a CDS encoding pyridoxamine 5'-phosphate oxidase family protein, whose product MTVAQRRGRRIMMSDAERDAYLTDQRTCRVATVSRDGMPHIGALWYVWDGTSLWLYSLTRSLRWAQLRRDPKVAVVVDDGTEYGELRGVELSGEVSFVGEIPRAGGECAELDMPERMFASKYFGLDSMPYDDRHAWLRLTPQTVRSWDFRKLSAGK is encoded by the coding sequence GTGACCGTTGCCCAGCGCCGTGGCCGTCGGATCATGATGTCCGACGCGGAACGGGACGCCTATCTCACGGACCAGCGAACCTGCCGGGTCGCCACGGTCTCCCGCGACGGCATGCCGCACATCGGCGCCCTCTGGTACGTGTGGGACGGCACCTCCCTCTGGCTGTACTCCCTCACCCGGAGCCTGCGCTGGGCCCAGCTGCGGCGCGACCCGAAGGTCGCCGTGGTGGTGGACGACGGGACGGAGTACGGCGAGCTGCGCGGCGTGGAGCTGTCGGGTGAGGTGTCATTCGTCGGCGAGATTCCGCGTGCCGGTGGTGAATGCGCCGAACTGGACATGCCGGAAAGGATGTTCGCGTCGAAGTACTTCGGACTGGACTCCATGCCGTACGACGATCGGCACGCCTGGCTGCGGCTCACCCCACAGACCGTCAGGTCCTGGGACTTCAGGAAGCTGTCAGCCGGGAAGTGA
- a CDS encoding Rieske (2Fe-2S) protein yields MSASQENQVHVGRRAVVAAGATGLAVALTACGGGSKDSGGSDTVEPAGEGNGANGGAPLARTADVPEGGGLVLADQGVVVTQPKAGEFKAFSSKCTHQGCAVKGIADGVITCPCHNSTFDAATGEVTGGPATMPLPEKQIRVEGGSITLA; encoded by the coding sequence ATGAGCGCATCGCAGGAGAACCAGGTCCATGTGGGGCGTCGCGCCGTCGTCGCGGCCGGCGCGACGGGGCTGGCCGTCGCTCTCACCGCATGCGGCGGTGGATCCAAGGACTCCGGCGGTTCGGACACGGTCGAACCGGCCGGGGAGGGGAACGGCGCGAACGGTGGCGCGCCCCTCGCCCGCACAGCGGACGTCCCGGAGGGCGGAGGCCTGGTCCTCGCCGACCAGGGGGTGGTGGTGACGCAGCCGAAGGCCGGTGAGTTCAAGGCGTTCTCGTCGAAGTGCACCCATCAGGGCTGCGCGGTGAAGGGGATCGCCGACGGCGTCATCACCTGCCCGTGCCACAACAGCACCTTCGACGCGGCGACCGGCGAGGTGACGGGCGGCCCGGCGACGATGCCTCTGCCGGAGAAGCAGATCCGGGTGGAGGGCGGCTCCATCACTCTGGCATGA
- a CDS encoding SGNH/GDSL hydrolase family protein — translation MRLPPSAAGRLTLAAVSVFALSVTQVPHASAHGQGGKWVTAWGASQVTGSEIPGSTCPAGSGLENRTVRNVLFVSAGGTGVRVRLANTFGTRPVSVDHVTVALQRSGAAAVPGTLRTLTFDGRRDTTIEAGEDLFSDPVPMRVEALSRLLVSVHVDEATGPVTNHPFTAQGNYLASGDATVDTSGTPYSDTPCWMLVSGVDIRGSARTAGAVVTFGDSITDTASTTGNADQRYPDHLARRLQDRTGRTLAVVNAGLGGNRLLAERDGEPYYGPSGISRVERDALGQSGVKAVILQEGINDIGFSASAEDIIAGYRTFIEKVHAENVPVYGGTLLPFRGSFVWTPERQATWTKVNDWIRNSGAFDGVVDFAAATASATDPLALDPAYDSGDGLHPDDAGTRAMADAVDLGMLLAGPARRNQPRD, via the coding sequence ATGCGCTTACCCCCCTCCGCCGCCGGACGGCTCACCCTCGCAGCCGTGAGCGTCTTCGCACTGTCCGTCACACAGGTACCGCACGCCTCCGCCCACGGCCAGGGCGGGAAGTGGGTGACCGCCTGGGGTGCGAGCCAGGTGACCGGGAGCGAGATCCCCGGCAGCACCTGCCCCGCCGGATCGGGACTGGAGAACCGGACCGTCCGCAATGTGCTCTTCGTCAGCGCCGGCGGTACCGGCGTGCGGGTCCGGCTCGCCAACACTTTCGGCACGCGCCCGGTGAGCGTGGACCACGTCACGGTCGCGCTTCAGCGGTCCGGAGCCGCAGCGGTGCCGGGCACACTGCGCACCCTGACCTTCGACGGCCGCCGGGACACCACGATCGAAGCGGGTGAGGACCTCTTCAGCGACCCCGTACCGATGCGTGTGGAGGCCTTGTCCAGGCTGCTGGTCAGCGTGCACGTGGACGAGGCGACGGGCCCGGTGACGAACCATCCGTTCACCGCCCAGGGGAACTACCTCGCGTCCGGGGACGCGACCGTCGACACGTCGGGCACTCCCTACTCGGACACCCCCTGCTGGATGCTGGTGAGCGGCGTCGACATACGCGGGAGCGCCCGTACGGCCGGCGCCGTGGTCACTTTCGGGGATTCCATCACCGACACCGCGAGCACCACCGGCAATGCCGACCAGCGCTATCCGGACCACCTCGCCCGCCGGTTGCAGGACCGGACGGGGCGCACCCTCGCCGTGGTCAACGCGGGGCTGGGCGGCAACCGCCTCCTCGCCGAGCGTGACGGAGAGCCCTACTACGGCCCGTCCGGCATCTCCCGGGTGGAACGCGACGCGCTCGGCCAGAGCGGCGTCAAGGCCGTCATCCTGCAGGAAGGCATCAACGACATCGGCTTCAGCGCATCCGCCGAGGACATCATCGCCGGGTACCGGACGTTCATCGAGAAGGTGCACGCCGAGAACGTCCCGGTGTACGGCGGAACCCTGCTGCCCTTCCGCGGTTCCTTCGTCTGGACCCCGGAACGCCAGGCCACCTGGACCAAGGTCAACGACTGGATCCGGAACTCCGGGGCCTTCGACGGGGTGGTCGACTTCGCGGCTGCCACCGCCTCGGCCACCGATCCGCTGGCACTGGACCCCGCGTACGACAGCGGGGACGGACTGCACCCCGACGACGCGGGCACCCGCGCGATGGCCGACGCCGTCGACCTCGGCATGCTCCTCGCCGGGCCGGCGCGGAGGAATCAGCCCCGCGACTGA
- a CDS encoding cytochrome P450, with protein MDPSGGCPHAANARLLSRSAVTAVILPGEVEGMAVLGHDALKEFLAHPDVAKDAQHFAALQAGEIADGWPLKTFATVRGMTTADGADHRRLRSLMSKAFTARRVEELRPRTEALTASLLDGLDRAADVGGGVADLRTHFALPLPMGVICELLGVDAEHHDRLHHLSNRIVATDIAPAEALAANREMVEVLSAVAAARTESPGDDLISALIAAREADGDRLGPHELIGTLMLTIIAGHETTLNLITNAVRALCTHRDQLDLVRSGAASWEDVVEETLRWDSPVSYFPFRYPTRDLTLDGTVIPKGTPVLAGYSAAGRDRKAHGPDADRFDITRDGGARHLSLGHGAHYCMGAPLARMESTAALAQLFARFPDLDLAVPEDELPRHASFVGNSVRTLPVRLRG; from the coding sequence ATGGACCCGTCCGGCGGCTGCCCGCACGCGGCCAACGCCCGTCTGCTGTCCCGGAGCGCCGTCACGGCGGTGATCCTGCCCGGAGAGGTGGAGGGCATGGCGGTCCTGGGGCACGACGCCCTGAAGGAGTTTCTCGCGCACCCCGATGTCGCCAAGGACGCACAGCACTTCGCGGCACTCCAGGCAGGTGAGATCGCCGACGGCTGGCCGTTGAAGACGTTCGCGACGGTGCGGGGGATGACAACCGCCGACGGAGCGGACCACCGGCGGCTGCGGTCCCTCATGAGCAAGGCCTTCACCGCGCGCCGGGTGGAGGAACTCCGTCCGCGCACCGAGGCGTTGACGGCCTCGCTCCTCGACGGTCTCGACCGGGCGGCCGATGTCGGTGGCGGTGTCGCCGACCTGCGGACGCACTTCGCGTTGCCGCTGCCCATGGGTGTCATCTGCGAACTCCTGGGCGTGGACGCCGAGCACCACGACCGGCTGCACCACCTGTCCAACCGCATCGTCGCCACCGACATAGCTCCCGCCGAGGCCCTGGCGGCCAACCGGGAGATGGTGGAGGTGCTCAGCGCGGTGGCGGCCGCCCGGACGGAGAGCCCGGGGGACGATCTCATCAGCGCGCTGATCGCGGCCCGGGAGGCCGACGGCGACCGGCTGGGCCCGCACGAGCTGATCGGCACCCTGATGCTCACGATCATCGCCGGACACGAGACGACGCTCAATCTGATCACCAACGCCGTACGTGCCCTGTGCACCCACCGGGATCAGCTCGACCTGGTCCGGTCGGGCGCGGCGAGCTGGGAGGACGTGGTGGAGGAGACACTGCGCTGGGACAGCCCGGTCAGCTACTTCCCGTTCCGCTACCCGACCCGCGACCTGACGCTCGACGGCACCGTCATCCCCAAGGGGACCCCGGTGCTGGCCGGTTACTCCGCGGCGGGCCGCGACAGGAAGGCCCACGGCCCGGATGCCGACCGCTTCGACATCACCCGTGACGGCGGGGCCCGGCACCTCTCGCTCGGCCATGGCGCGCACTACTGCATGGGCGCCCCGCTTGCCCGGATGGAGAGCACTGCCGCGCTCGCGCAGCTGTTCGCACGCTTCCCCGACTTGGATCTCGCCGTCCCGGAGGACGAGCTGCCGCGCCACGCCTCCTTCGTGGGCAACAGTGTGCGGACGCTGCCGGTACGCCTGCGCGGCTGA